The genomic region GCCATTGGCGGATCCCTCATCTTCTTCTATTGTGGGTAGCGTAGCACATATTGTCAATATTCTTCACCGACGCCGTCTGATCATCTGACCGACTCCCGCCAATCAGCGTTTCAGGATTTCCAGTCCCTCGACCGTCGTCGTCACGGCGAGCTCGGTGATGTCGTATTCGGCGACGCCGTGGAGGGTGAAAGGATCGGCGGCGACATAGGCTTCGATCGCGGCGCGGTCGCCGATTGCGAGGATCGCGCCGCCGGTGCGCGGCACCTTGCGGCCGGAGGCGAGGAACCAGCCCTTGGCATAACCTTCCTTCACCCAGGCCATGTGCGGCTCCATGTGTTTGTCGGCTTCCTCGTTGGATTTGCGGTAGGTGAGGGAGAGGATGAACATGATCAGTTCCTGATGAGATTGGCGCGGATCAGGCCGCGCAGCGAGTTGCCGAGGTAAAGCGTGCCGGCGTCGAGATCGGCAAGGCTGAGGCGGCCGACGCGGGCCTTGCGTTGGCAGATGAGCTCGGTGCGCAGCACGCCGGCGAGCAGGCCGCAGGAGATCGGCGGGGTGCGCAGGATGCCGGTGCCGTCATCCAGGAAGATCGAGGTGATGGTGCTCTCGCAGACCTCGCCGCGCTCGTTCAACAGGATGACGTCATCGGCCTCATCAGGCCGGTATTCGGCGCGCGCTCTCTCGTAGACGGCGCGGCGCGTGGTCTTGTGACGCAGCAGCCTGTCGGCGGAGTTCAGGCGGGTCTCGGCGAGGCGGACGGTCCAGGTGGTCTCGGGCGACAGCGGAACGAAGGCGGCACTGGTCACCTCGATGCGGCCTTGGGCGTCGAAGGTCAGGCGGACGCGCAACGGAGCGGCGGCACCTGCAACGGCTTCGTCAAGCCTTGCCACAGCATCGATCGGCTGCGGGAAGCCAAGGCGGCGGGCGGAGCGGGAGAGCC from Rhizobium sp. BT03 harbors:
- a CDS encoding YciI family protein, whose amino-acid sequence is MFILSLTYRKSNEEADKHMEPHMAWVKEGYAKGWFLASGRKVPRTGGAILAIGDRAAIEAYVAADPFTLHGVAEYDITELAVTTTVEGLEILKR
- a CDS encoding aminotransferase class IV family protein; the protein is MTDFSLIETLRWQPADGFIRLRLHLARLSRSARRLGFPQPIDAVARLDEAVAGAAAPLRVRLTFDAQGRIEVTSAAFVPLSPETTWTVRLAETRLNSADRLLRHKTTRRAVYERARAEYRPDEADDVILLNERGEVCESTITSIFLDDGTGILRTPPISCGLLAGVLRTELICQRKARVGRLSLADLDAGTLYLGNSLRGLIRANLIRN